From the Lathyrus oleraceus cultivar Zhongwan6 chromosome 4, CAAS_Psat_ZW6_1.0, whole genome shotgun sequence genome, one window contains:
- the LOC127138185 gene encoding uncharacterized mitochondrial protein AtMg00820-like, which yields MAVTQYSEPKTYEEACKDKNWKLAMNSELKALAVNGTWVLMDMSSNVKPVWRSWVYKIKNKTDGSIEMYKARLVANGYSQVEGLYFFDTFSLVEKLSSVRILLAIESINH from the coding sequence ATGGCTGTCACCCAATATTCTGAACCTAAAACGTACGAGGAAGCATGCAAAGATAAGAATTGGAAGCTAGCTATGAATTCTGAATTAAAAGCTCTTGCTGTAAATGGTACTTGGGTATTGATGGATATGTCATCCAATGTTAAACCTGTATGGAGAAGTTGGGTTTACAAAATCAAGAACAAAACAGATGGATCAATAGAAATGTACAAAGCTAGATTAGTTGCAAATGGCTATAGCCAAGTCGAAGGCTTATATTTTTTTGACACTTTTTCACTAGTGGAAAAACTATCTAGTGTCAGAATTCTACTTGCAATAGAATCCATCAACCATTAG
- the LOC127076678 gene encoding FCS-Like Zinc finger 3 → MCSTLYRPFCVTLSLYNSSFSFISAPCSFQLLLSLSTYLSMASNYSFSSSITSPKSSMFYYGGSEDFYDQPHFLQACFLCRKHLGQNKDIFMYRGNTPFCSKECREEQIEIDESKEKSWKISSKRSVRNSETNQNSTNNKTVRSESVAVA, encoded by the exons ATGTGCTCTACTCTATACCGTCCATTTTGTGTGACCCTCTCATTATATAATTCCTCATTTTCCTTCATTTCTGCTCCCTGCTCTTTCCAACtccttctctctctctcaactTACCTATCTATGGCTTCTAACTATTCATTCTCTTCTTCAATTACTTCTCCAAAATCTAGCATGTTTTACTATGGTGGAAGTGAAGATTTCTATGACCAACCTCACTTCCTCCAAGCTTGTTTTCTTTGTAGAAAACATCTTGGCCAAAACAAAGACATCTTTATGTACAG AGGGAACACACCATTTTGTAGCAAAGAGTGCAGAGAAGAACAAATAGAGATTGATGAATCTAAAGAGAAAAGTTGGAAGATTTCATCCAAAAGAAGTGTTAGAAATTCGGAAACCAATCAGAATTCTACAAACAACAAGACTGTAAGATCAGAATCAGTTGCAGTTGCCTAA